CGCCAACGTGACCCAGATGCACTACGCCCGGCGCGGCATCATCACGCCCGAGATGGAATACATCGCCCTGCGCGAGAACCTGAACCGCGAGCAGTACATCGCCTCGCTGCGCGCCACCGGCCCCAAGGGCCAGAAGATGGCCGACATGATGCTGCGCCAGCACCCGGGCCAGAGCTTCGGTGCCAGCCTGCCGCCGGTGATCACGCCCGAGTTCGTGCGTGACGAGGTCGCCCGCGGTCGCGCCATCATCCCCAACAACATCAACCACCCCGAATCCGAGCCGATGATCATCGGCCGCAACTTCCTGGTGAAGATCAACGCCAACATCGGCAACTCCGCGGTCACCTCCTCGATCGCCGAGGAAGTCGACAAGATGACCTGGGCGATCCGCTGGGGCGGCGACACGGTGATGGACCTGTCCACCGGCAAGAACATCCACGAGACCCGCGAGTGGATCATCCGCAACAGCCCGGTGCCGATCGGCACCGTGCCGATCTACCAGGCGCTGGAAAAGGTCAATGGCAAGGCCGAGGACCTGAGCTGGGAGATCTTCCGCGACACCCTGATCGAGCAGGCCGAGCAGGGCGTGGACTACTTCACCATCCACGCCGGCGTGCTCTTGCGCTACGTGCCGCTCACCGCCAACCGTATGACCGGCATCGTGTCGCGCGGCGGCTCGATCATGGCCAAGTGGTGCCTGGCGCACCACAAGGAGAGCTTCCTCTACGAGCACTTCGAGGACATCTGCGAGATCATGAAGGCCTACGACGTGGCCTTCAGCCTGGGCGACGGCCTGCGCCCGGGCTCGATCTACGACGCCAACGACGCGGCGCAGCTGGGCGAGCTCAAGACCCTGGGCGAGCTCACCGACATCGCCTGGCGTCACGACGTGCAGGTGATGATCGAGGGCCCCGGCCACGTGCCGCTGCACCTGATCCGCGAGAACATGGACCTGCAGCTCGAGCAGTGCAAGGAGGCGCCCTTCTACACCCTGGGGCCGCTCACCACCGACATCGCGCCGGGCTACGACCACATCACCAGCGGCATCGGCGCGGCCACCATCGGCTGGTACGGCACCGCGATGCTGTGCTACGTGACGCCCAAGGAGCACCTGGGCCTGCCCAACAAGCAGGACGTCAAGGAAGGCATCATCACCTACAAGCTCGCCGCGCACGCCGCCGATCTGGCCAAGGGCCACCCGGGCGCGCAGATCCGCGACAACGCGCTCTCCAAGGCGCGCTTCGAGTTCCGCTGGGAGGACCAGTTCAACCTCGGCCTCGACCCGGACAAGGCGAAGGAATTCCACGACGAGACCCTGCCCAAGGACTCGGCCAAGGTGGCGCACTTCTGCTCGATGTGCGGCCCGCACTTCTGCTCGATGAAGATCACCCAGGACGTGCGCGACTTCGCCGCGCAGCAGGGCCTGGATGAGGCCGAGGCGCTGAAGAAGGGCATGGAGGTCAAGGCCGTCGAGTTCGTCAAGAGCGGGGCCGATCTTTATCGAACGGTGTGACGACGATGATGACAGTGACCTTCAATGGACAGACCCATGCGTTGATGTACCGCATGACGGTGCGCGACATGCTCGAACACATGGGCCTTGCCGGCAAGCGGGTGGCCGTGGAGCGTAACGGCCGGGTGGTGCCGCGTGCCGAGCATGGCGAGATCCTGCTGTTCGACGGCGACCGCCTGGAAGTGATTGCCGCGGTCGGCGGTGGCTGACGCGTGCGGTGAAGCTCGATACCAAACAGGAGACAGCAATGAACGACCCTTTGATCATCGCCGGCAAGACCTACGCTTCGCGGCTGCTGGTGGGCACCGGCAAGTACCGGGATTTCGACGAAACCCGCGCGGCGGTCGAGGCTAGCGGTGCCGAGATCGTCACCGTCGCCATCCGCCGCACCAACATCGGCCAGCATGCGGGCGAGCCCAGCCTGCTCGACTACCTGCCGCCCTCGCGCTACACCTACCTGCCCAACACGGCGGGCTGTTACACCGCCGAGGACGCGGTGCGTACCCTGCGACTGGCGCGTGAATTGCTGGATGGCCATGCCCTGGTCAAGCTCGAGGTGCTGGGCGACCCGCAGAACCTGTTCCCCAACATGCCCGAGACCCTCAAGGCGGCGGAGACGCTCGTCCGTGAAGGCTTCGAGGTCATGGTGTATTGTTCGGACGATCCGATCCAGGCGCGCATGCTCGAGGACATCGGTTGCGTCGCGGTGATGCCGCTGGCCTCGATCATCGGTTCGGGCATGGGCATCCTCAATCCGTGGAACCTGCGCCTGATCATCGACAAGGCGCGGGTGCCGGTGCTGGTCGATGCCGGCGTCGGTACCGCCTCGGATGCCGCGATCGCGATGGAACTGGGCTGCGACGCGGTGCTGATGAACTCGGCGATCTCCCATGCGCGCAACCCGGTGCTGATGGCCAGCGCGATGAAGAAGGCCGTGCAGGCCGGGCGCGAGGCCCACCTCGCCGGGCGCATGCCGCGCAAGCTCTACATGGCCGAACCTTCCTCGCCGACCGAGGGCTTGCTGACAGCGCTCGCCGCGTGAGGGTTTGCGGCCGGGCCGTGCCGGCGTTGGCGGGAAGAAGACGATCATGAGCAGCAAGATGAGCGGGACGATGTGGAATCAGTTCTTTCAGCGCTGGGCCGGGAACGGCCTCAGCCTGCAGGGGCAGATCCGCCAGATGCTGGTGTCGGCCATCCTCGACGGCCAGTTGCCGCTCGAGCTGCCGATCCCGTCGAGCCGCGAGATGGCGGCGCAACTCGACGTTGCGCGCAACACGGTGGTGATCGCCTACCAGCAGCTGGTTGACGAGGGCTACCTGGTTTCGCGAGAGCGCAAGGGATACTTCGTCAATCCGAACATCCTCGCCGGTCGCGTGGCGCCCCCCAAGACGCAGGCGGAGGCGGTGGGGTATTCGCCGGAGTGGTCGCGCCGCTTCCGCTTCCGGCCGACGCTGCAGCGCAACATCCGCAAGCGCGCGGACTGGCAGCGCTTTCCCTATCCCTTCGTATACGGGCAGTTCGATGCCGGCCTGTTCCCGACCGCGGACTGGCGCGAGTGCTGCATGAAGACCCTGAGCGTGCTCGAGATCGGCGAGTGGGCCCAGGACATGATCCTGCGCGACGATGATTCGCTGGTGCAGCAGATCCGTACGCGGGTGCTGCCGCGGCGCGGGGTGTGGGCCGACGATGACGAGATCGTGATCACGGTCGGGACCCAGCAGGCGCTGTACCTGCTGGCCGACCTGCTGGTCAGCACCGATACCCCGGTGGGGATGGAGAACCCCGGGTATCCCGACGCGCGCAACATCTTCAGCAGCCGCAGCGAGCGCATCGTCGACCTCAAGGTCGATGAGGGCGGCCTCGTCGTCGATGCCGCGCTGGGCGGTTGCGACTATGTGTACGTGACGCCCAGTCACCAATGCCCGACCACCGTGACGATGCCCCTCGAGCGGCGTGAAGCCCTGTTGCGCATGGCCGACGAGGCCGACTTCATCCTCATCGAGGACGACTACGAGAGCGAGAACCGGACCGAGGGCGAGGCGATTCCGGCGCTCAAGAGCCTGGATCGCAGCGGCCGCGTGATCTACATCGGCAGCTTGTCGAAGACCCTGGCGCCCGGGGTGCGCCTGGGCTATGTGGTCGGCCCCGCCGAGGTGATCCGCGAGCTGCGCGGCGCCCGTCGCCTCAACCTGCGCCACCCCACCGCCTACATGCAGCGCGTGTTCGCGCTCTTCCTGTCGCTCGGACATTACGACGCCCTCTTGCGCCGGCTCTCGCACGCCCATCAGGAGCGGGCGAGGGCGCTTGCCGCCGCGCTCGCGGCGCGCCTGCCCGAACTGCGGCCGGTGCCGATTTCGGGCGGCTCGTCGTGCTGGGTGGAAGGGCCAACCTGGCTCGACGCCGAGGCGCTCGCGCTCGCGGCCGAGCCGCATGGGGTGCTGATCGAGCCCGGCAACGTCTTCTTCAGCGCATCCACGCCGACCCGGAACTGCCTGCGTCTCGGATTCTCCGCGATCGCCACCGAGCGCATCGAGGAGGGCGTCGAGCGCCTGGCGATCGCGTTGCGCGAACTCGCGCCCCGGGGCTGAGGGCCGGCGCTGGTCGCGTGCGCCGCGCTTGTCGTCGCATGCCCGGCAGTCCCACGGAGAACGCCTGGAACGAAGCTGCGGGACATTCCCCTGCACGGCGGAACTCGTTTGGGCCAGCTGTCTTCGCGCTGGACCAAACGATTGCAGCCAAGTGGACCTAAGGGATTAATCCAGTGATGTCTATGATAAGGATCATGAATGAACGAGGTGCGCCGACTGGCGGCGAGCACCAAATTTCGCCCTTTCTGAGGAGATCCGCATGAGTCAACCTACTGTAGAGTTCCTGAAGGCTTTCGGCGACGCCTGGAACCGTCACGATATCGAGGCCCTGATGAGCATGATGGACGACGACTGCGTCTTCCATGCGGTCGCCGGCCCCGATCTGATGGGCAAGAGCTTCGTCGGTCGCGACGAGGTTCGCGCGGGTTTCGAGCTTGCCTGGAAGACTTTCCCTGACGCTGCCTGGCTGGATGGCGAGCATTTCGTCGTCGGCGATCGTGGCGTATCCGAGACCACCTTCTGCGGCACCAAGGCCGACGGTACCCGCATCGAGGCGCGCATGGTGGATGTCTTCACCTTCCGCAACGGCAAGATCGCGATCAAGAACGCCTTCCGCAAGGATCGTCCGCCGGTTTCCGGCGCCTGATCCCGCGCACGCACGTCGAGGAGCCTGACCATGGAAGCCGCAACCTTGAAGCAGTCCTTTGCCGGCGGTGGGGCCACCGAGCCCACCGCGCCCTACGATCCGGCCTACGATCCGCTGGTATCGGCCACGCCCGGCCACGGTCGCCAGTACGCGCCGACCTACTGGATCGGCACCGCCGGTGAGCCGCCCGAGGACGACGGTCCGATCACCCACGACATCGACGTGGACGTGGCGATCATCGGGTCGGGCTTCACCGGCCTGACCACGGCGATCTTCCTGGCGCAGGAGTACGGCATCAAGGCCACCGTGCTCGAGGCCAACCGCACCGCCTGGGGCTGCAGCGTACGCAACGGTGGGCAGGCGCAGTGCGCCTCGGGCCGCCTCAAGCGCTCGCAGTGGATCGAGCGCTGGGGCCTGGACACGGCCCTGAAGATGCACAAGGAATGCCTCGACGGCATGGAGAACTTCAAGGAGCTGATCAAGGACATCGACTGCGATCCGCAGCCCGGCGGTCACCTCTACATCGCGCACCGCGACAAGGTCATGCCGGCGCTGGAGAAGGAAGCCAGGCTGCTGCGCGAGACCTTCAAGTACAACGCCCGCATCCTCGACGCCGCGACCGTACGTCGCGAGTACGTCGACGACAAGGAAGCCTGCGGCGCGATGCACGAGCCCGAGGGCATCGGCATCCACGCCGGCAAGCTCGCCTTCGGCTACCTGAAGAAGGCGCGCGCGCTCGGCGCCAAGGTGCACCCGGCCAGCCCGGTGCAGGGCTGGGAAACGCGCAACGGCGTGCATTACCTGCGCACGCCCGGCGGCATCGTGCGGGCGCGTGCGGTCGGCGTGGCCACCGGTGGCTACACCTCCAACAGCCTGCATCCCGAGCTGAAGAACCGCCTGTTGCCGATCCTCTCGAACTCGATCGTGACCCGGCCGCTGACCCAGGCGGAAATCGATGCCTGCAACTTCCGCACGACACAGGTGATCACCGACACCCGGATCCTGCGCCATTACTACCGCCTGATGCCGGACAACCGTGTGCAGATCGGTAGCCGCAGCGCGATCACCGGCCAGGATGCGCCGCAGAAGAAATACGAGGACTTCCTCATCCGCGACCTGCATCGCAAGTTCCCGGCGCTGGAAGGCATCAAGATCGACTACTCGTGGTGGGGCTGGGTGGACGTCAGCCACGACATGATGCCGCGCATCTTCCAGCCGGACCCCGCGCAGACGATCTACTACGCGCTCGGTTACGGCGGGAACGGCGTCATGTATTCCGCGCAGGCCGGTCGCCGCCTGGCGCAATGGATCGCCGGCAAGGGCAAGGAGCTCGATCTGCCGATCTTCACCTCCAAGCTGCCGTTCCCCAACGTCCGCGAGATGGTGGAGTCGCAGGCCTTCGCGCCCTTCCGTCGCTTCGGTCAGTGGTGGCTCTACCGCTGGTACAACCTCAAGGATGAAGTGCTCTGAGCTCTTCGCCGGCATCCCGGTTCGGCGCCCGGGATGCCGCTGTCACACTAGCCGGCCCAACCTGAAGCACCATTCCAACAGCTATCGAGTGATAGAGGAGACGACCATGAAATTCAGGAAGAACGTACTCGTATCGATGTTCGCAGCCGCCAGCCTGGCGCTCGCCGCCCCCGCGGCGCTGGCCAACACCTTCAAGATGGCGATCGGCGACGCCGCCGGCGGCACGCAGTGGGAGCTGGGCACCAGCTTCGCCAAGGCCTTCAGCGAGAAGACCGGCGGCAAGCACAAGGTCGACCTGTTCCCGAACGGGCAACTGGGCGATGAGCAGGACACGGTGAACAACGCCTCGATGGGGCTGCTGGACTTCTCCATCCTCGCCATCAACAACGTCACCCCGTTCTCGCCGACGGTCGGCGTGCTGACCCTGCCGTATGTCATCCAGAGTGCCGAGGATGCCAAGAAGCTCACCCAGGGCGAGATCGGCAAGCAGCTCACCGAGAACACCATTCGCGACGCCGGCGTGCGGATCGTCGGCTGGGCGTACTCGGGCTTCCGCGTGCTGACCAACTCGAAGAAGCCGGTGAAGACGCTGGATGACCTCAAGGGTCTCGTCGTCCGTGTGCCGAAGAACGAGATCATGATCGCGACCTACCAGGCCTGGGGTGTCAACCCGACGCCGATGTCGTGGGCCGAGACCTTCACCGCCCTGCAGCAGCGCGTCGTCGATGGCCAGGACAACCCGTACATCACGGTTGCGGCGATGAAGTTCAACGAGGTGCAGAAGTACATCACCAACATCCGCTACATCTTCTCGCTCGAGCCGCTGATCATCAGCGAGCAGGTGTTCCAGGCGCAGAAGCCCGATGTGCAGAAGGCGATCCTCGAGGCCGGTCAGGCGGCCTCCGAGCATAGCTACAAGTACCTGCTCGAGACCGAAGAGAAGATCCGCGCCGAGCTGACGGCCAAGGGCATGGAGATCTCCGATCCGGCCAACGGCGAGAAGGAGTGGATCGAGAAGGCGACCACGACCGTGTGGCCGAAGTTCTACAAGAGCATCGGCGGCAAGGACAAGCTCGACGCCGCGCTCAAGTCGCTCGGCCGCTGAGCCCCGGAGGGCCGCGCTCCCGTCCCGGAGCACGGCCCGGCCTGCCAGGCCCAGAGTTCTCCTTCAAAACCCCAACATGCGCGGGTCCGCCCCGCCCGCCACGCCGCTCCGGCGTAGCGCGGCTCAGGCCCCGGTGCCGCGCAGCTCCGTCCGGGAGAGATCGCCATGTCGGCCAAACGCGCCATCCTCAAGTTCATCTCCAACGCAGAGGAGTATTTCTGCGAAGCGCTGCTGGCGTTGTTCGTCGTGCTGCTCTTTGCCCAGATCCTGCTGCGCCAGTTCTTCCAGTACTCGATCCCCTGGGGCGAGGAGGTGGCGACCTACATGTTCGTGTGGTTCGCCTATCTCGGCGCGGTGGTGGCGGCCAAGATGTCCGCGCACAACCGGGTCGCCTTCCAGTTCCGCTTCTTCCCGCCCATCGTCAAGAAGGTCAGCGAGGCGCTCGCCGATCTGCTGTGGGTCGGCTTCAACCTCTATTTCGTGTGGCTGAGCTACGACTTCGTGTTCAACCGCATGAACCTGTTCTGGAAGTCGCAGACCACCGGGATCCCGATGAAGTACTTCTACATGATCCTGCCGGTCGCCTTCCTGCTGATGTCGATCCGCATCCTGTGGAACAACTACCTCACCCTGTTCAAGGGCGTCGAGATCCTCGATCCCGAGGCGGAAGAAATCGAAAACATCAAGCGCGCTGCCGCCTCCGCGGCAAAGAGCTGACCGCCGCCGCGCACAGGAGAGACAACGATGGAAGAGTACCTGGTAGCAATATTGTTCGGCAGCTTCTTCGCGCTGCTGCTGTTGGGCGCGCCGATCACGGTGTCGCTGGCCGGCTCGGCGATGCTGGCGTTCATCGCCCTGGACAAGAACCCGATCGCCTTCGTGCAGATCGCCTTCACCTCGGTGGGCAGCTTCCCGCTCATGGCCTTGCCGGCCTTCGTGCTGGCCGGTGCGCTGATGGAGGCGGCGGGGATCTCTAAACGCCTGGTGGACGTCGCCGAAACCATGGCCGGCCCGATCACCGGCGGCCTGGGCGCCGCCACCGTGCTGGCCTGCCTGTTCTTCGGCGCCATCTCGGGCTCCGGCCCCGCCACCACGGCTGCGGTCGGCATGCTGATGATCCCGGCCATGACCAAGCGCAACTACGAGAAGAGCTACGCCTCCGCGGTCACCGCGTCGGCGGGCGGCCTGGGCATCATCATCCCGCCCTCGATCCCGATGGTGATCTTCGGCATCTCCGCGCTGGGCCTGCAGCCGCCGGCCGAGGCGATCGCCAAGTTCGGCGAGTTCGAGTCGCTGTCGATCCCCAAGCTCTTCGTCGCCGGCGTGGTGCCGGGCCTGATCATGGCCGTCAGCCTGATGACGATGAACTACATGATCTCGAAGAAGCGCGGCTACCGCGGCCTCACCGAGAACTGGTCCTTCGGCGACATCGGCACGGCCCTGCGTCGCGGCGTGTGGTCGCTGCTGGCGCCGGTGATCATCCTCGGCGGCATCTACACCGGCCTGTTCACCCCGACCGAGTCGGCGATCGTGGCGATCTTCTACACCTTGTTCGTGGGCATCTTCCTGCACCGCGAGCTCAAGTTCGCCGCGCTGCTGAACTCGCTGCGCACGACGACCTGGATCACCGGGCGCGTGCTGCTGATCCTGTTCGCAGCGACCGTGTTCGGGCGCCTGCTGGTCGAGCAGCAGATTCCGGCCTCGGTGGCGGCCTCGCTGCTCAGCATCACGGACAACATGTACCTGATCTGGACGATCATGATCGTGTTCCTGCTCTTCGTCGGCATGTTCATGGAGACGCTGGCGGCGATCATGATCCTGGTGCCGGTGCTGCTGCCGGTGATGTACATGCTCGGCGCCGATCCCACCCACGTCGGCATCGTCCTGATCTGCGCGCTGTCGATCGGTTTCATGACCCCGCCGCTCGGCGAGAACCTGTTCGTCGCCTCGGGCATCGGTGGTTCGACCGTCGAGGAAATCGTCGCCCGCGTCCATCCCTTCGTGCTCGCCCAGCTCACCGCGCTGTTCGTGATCGCCTTCTTCCCGGTGCTGAGTCTTTGGTTGCCCCGGTTGGTGGGGTATTGAGCGTGAGGCTGGCGCGGGTCCATCCGCTGTCGTCCGACAATCCTGTTTCGGGAGTCATTCAATGAGAACCCTCGTGTTTCCGCTCGCTGCCGTGCTGGTGCTGGGTGTTGGCGCACTTCCCCATGCGGTCTTGGCCCAGGGGGGCGAGATTGCCGTCAGGAGTGCGGTCGAGTTGCGTGCCAAGGATCTGCTCGAGATTGCGGCGCGCCACGTCCAGACGCACGGCGAAGCCGGTACGCTGGACTTTGCCCGCCAGTCCGCCTTCGTGGATCGCGACCTTTACGCCTATGCGCTGCGCACCGATGGCCGCTTCCTGGCAAGCGGTGGCGCCTCGGCGGCCCTGGTCGGCGACAACGTGCTCGACTACCGCGACAGCGATGGCAAGGCCTTTTTCCGCGAGATGATCGAGATCGCCAAGCGCGACGGCGAAGGGCAGGTCGAGTACCGCTGGTTCAATCCCGCCGACAGCCGGGGTGAGCCCAAGGTGACCTTCTTCCGCAAGGTCGGGGAGGTTATTGTCGCCGTCGGCTACTACCCGCCGCGCGCCACGAGCCTGCAGGCCCGGGAGATGCTGGACGATGCGGTTGCAGCGCTGCGCAAGGACCGCGCGGGGAGCCTGAAGCGTTTCCAGGACCTGAACGGCGAATTCATTCGCAACGACCTCTATGTCTTCGTCGCGGACACGGCGTCGGGCCGTTTTCTCGCGCATGGCGCCTCGCCTGCGCTGGTCGGAACGAACGCCTTCGAACTCAAGGACCCGCGCGGGCGAGCAATCGTCCGCGAAATGGTGGAGATCGGCCAGAAGAAGGGCAGGGGCGAACTCGACTACCTGTGGCGCAATCCGATGACCCAGCAGTTCGAGAGCAAGCACACCTTCTTCCGCATCGACGAAGGGCTCCTGGTGGGCGTCGGGAGCTACAACCGCTGAGGCGAACGAGTCCGATCGTCACCGGGCATGGGGGCGGTCGGACTGCCACGGCTGTTCGAACGTCATCTCCTGAGCATGAAGCCAGGCTTGTAACAGTGTCGCTTCCGGCCGCGAAGCACGGATAATTGCGGCGATGCAATATCGATTCGCCCGCCCGTGAGTTCCGACGTTCAGACCCCCACGCCTTCCTCGCAAACGGCCCCGCCCCGGCACCGCCTCCGCCCGTTCCGGCTGCTCGGCGCGCTGATCCTCGTCCTCGTGCTGGTCGTGCTGGTGGCGGGCGGCCTGCTGCTTGCGCACGAGATGCACACCTCGCGCCTGCAGGCGCGCGAGATCTCGCGCTTCGCCGCCAAACTCGACTACGAGCGCGTCGCCGGCCGCAGCGACGCGGTGCGCTATCCGCAGCATGGCCCCTTCGACCAGCGCCTCGGCTACACCGAACTGCCGCGCTTCATCGAGCGGCTCGAGGCGCGCGGTTTCGAGCTCACCGCGCAGACCCGCTTCAGCCCGGACCTCATCGACTACGTCGACCGCGGCCTGTTTCCGCCTTACCGCGAGAAGACGCGCACCGGCCTCGACGTGCTCGACTGTCGCGCCGGGCCGCTCTATGACTTCCGCTATCCCTACCGCGGCTATGCCGACTTCGCCGCTGTGCCGCCGGTGGTGGTGCAGGCGCTGCTGTTCATCGAGAACCGCGACCTGCTCGACGAGAACCAGCCGACGCT
This genomic window from Thauera humireducens contains:
- the thiC gene encoding phosphomethylpyrimidine synthase ThiC → MNANEKFIAATAQVDEAAIAPLPNSRKIYVEGSRPDIRVPMREITQSDTPASFGAEPNPPVFVYDCSGPYSDPAAKIDIRSGLPALRQRWIEERGDTEVLPGLSSEYGRIRAADSALDELRFPGLHRSPRRAKPGANVTQMHYARRGIITPEMEYIALRENLNREQYIASLRATGPKGQKMADMMLRQHPGQSFGASLPPVITPEFVRDEVARGRAIIPNNINHPESEPMIIGRNFLVKINANIGNSAVTSSIAEEVDKMTWAIRWGGDTVMDLSTGKNIHETREWIIRNSPVPIGTVPIYQALEKVNGKAEDLSWEIFRDTLIEQAEQGVDYFTIHAGVLLRYVPLTANRMTGIVSRGGSIMAKWCLAHHKESFLYEHFEDICEIMKAYDVAFSLGDGLRPGSIYDANDAAQLGELKTLGELTDIAWRHDVQVMIEGPGHVPLHLIRENMDLQLEQCKEAPFYTLGPLTTDIAPGYDHITSGIGAATIGWYGTAMLCYVTPKEHLGLPNKQDVKEGIITYKLAAHAADLAKGHPGAQIRDNALSKARFEFRWEDQFNLGLDPDKAKEFHDETLPKDSAKVAHFCSMCGPHFCSMKITQDVRDFAAQQGLDEAEALKKGMEVKAVEFVKSGADLYRTV
- the thiS gene encoding sulfur carrier protein ThiS; this encodes MMTVTFNGQTHALMYRMTVRDMLEHMGLAGKRVAVERNGRVVPRAEHGEILLFDGDRLEVIAAVGGG
- a CDS encoding thiazole synthase: MNDPLIIAGKTYASRLLVGTGKYRDFDETRAAVEASGAEIVTVAIRRTNIGQHAGEPSLLDYLPPSRYTYLPNTAGCYTAEDAVRTLRLARELLDGHALVKLEVLGDPQNLFPNMPETLKAAETLVREGFEVMVYCSDDPIQARMLEDIGCVAVMPLASIIGSGMGILNPWNLRLIIDKARVPVLVDAGVGTASDAAIAMELGCDAVLMNSAISHARNPVLMASAMKKAVQAGREAHLAGRMPRKLYMAEPSSPTEGLLTALAA
- a CDS encoding PLP-dependent aminotransferase family protein, which translates into the protein MSSKMSGTMWNQFFQRWAGNGLSLQGQIRQMLVSAILDGQLPLELPIPSSREMAAQLDVARNTVVIAYQQLVDEGYLVSRERKGYFVNPNILAGRVAPPKTQAEAVGYSPEWSRRFRFRPTLQRNIRKRADWQRFPYPFVYGQFDAGLFPTADWRECCMKTLSVLEIGEWAQDMILRDDDSLVQQIRTRVLPRRGVWADDDEIVITVGTQQALYLLADLLVSTDTPVGMENPGYPDARNIFSSRSERIVDLKVDEGGLVVDAALGGCDYVYVTPSHQCPTTVTMPLERREALLRMADEADFILIEDDYESENRTEGEAIPALKSLDRSGRVIYIGSLSKTLAPGVRLGYVVGPAEVIRELRGARRLNLRHPTAYMQRVFALFLSLGHYDALLRRLSHAHQERARALAAALAARLPELRPVPISGGSSCWVEGPTWLDAEALALAAEPHGVLIEPGNVFFSASTPTRNCLRLGFSAIATERIEEGVERLAIALRELAPRG
- a CDS encoding nuclear transport factor 2 family protein, which produces MSQPTVEFLKAFGDAWNRHDIEALMSMMDDDCVFHAVAGPDLMGKSFVGRDEVRAGFELAWKTFPDAAWLDGEHFVVGDRGVSETTFCGTKADGTRIEARMVDVFTFRNGKIAIKNAFRKDRPPVSGA
- a CDS encoding NAD(P)/FAD-dependent oxidoreductase, with protein sequence MEAATLKQSFAGGGATEPTAPYDPAYDPLVSATPGHGRQYAPTYWIGTAGEPPEDDGPITHDIDVDVAIIGSGFTGLTTAIFLAQEYGIKATVLEANRTAWGCSVRNGGQAQCASGRLKRSQWIERWGLDTALKMHKECLDGMENFKELIKDIDCDPQPGGHLYIAHRDKVMPALEKEARLLRETFKYNARILDAATVRREYVDDKEACGAMHEPEGIGIHAGKLAFGYLKKARALGAKVHPASPVQGWETRNGVHYLRTPGGIVRARAVGVATGGYTSNSLHPELKNRLLPILSNSIVTRPLTQAEIDACNFRTTQVITDTRILRHYYRLMPDNRVQIGSRSAITGQDAPQKKYEDFLIRDLHRKFPALEGIKIDYSWWGWVDVSHDMMPRIFQPDPAQTIYYALGYGGNGVMYSAQAGRRLAQWIAGKGKELDLPIFTSKLPFPNVREMVESQAFAPFRRFGQWWLYRWYNLKDEVL
- a CDS encoding TRAP transporter substrate-binding protein, with protein sequence MKFRKNVLVSMFAAASLALAAPAALANTFKMAIGDAAGGTQWELGTSFAKAFSEKTGGKHKVDLFPNGQLGDEQDTVNNASMGLLDFSILAINNVTPFSPTVGVLTLPYVIQSAEDAKKLTQGEIGKQLTENTIRDAGVRIVGWAYSGFRVLTNSKKPVKTLDDLKGLVVRVPKNEIMIATYQAWGVNPTPMSWAETFTALQQRVVDGQDNPYITVAAMKFNEVQKYITNIRYIFSLEPLIISEQVFQAQKPDVQKAILEAGQAASEHSYKYLLETEEKIRAELTAKGMEISDPANGEKEWIEKATTTVWPKFYKSIGGKDKLDAALKSLGR
- a CDS encoding TRAP transporter small permease, producing MSAKRAILKFISNAEEYFCEALLALFVVLLFAQILLRQFFQYSIPWGEEVATYMFVWFAYLGAVVAAKMSAHNRVAFQFRFFPPIVKKVSEALADLLWVGFNLYFVWLSYDFVFNRMNLFWKSQTTGIPMKYFYMILPVAFLLMSIRILWNNYLTLFKGVEILDPEAEEIENIKRAAASAAKS
- a CDS encoding TRAP transporter large permease; the encoded protein is MEEYLVAILFGSFFALLLLGAPITVSLAGSAMLAFIALDKNPIAFVQIAFTSVGSFPLMALPAFVLAGALMEAAGISKRLVDVAETMAGPITGGLGAATVLACLFFGAISGSGPATTAAVGMLMIPAMTKRNYEKSYASAVTASAGGLGIIIPPSIPMVIFGISALGLQPPAEAIAKFGEFESLSIPKLFVAGVVPGLIMAVSLMTMNYMISKKRGYRGLTENWSFGDIGTALRRGVWSLLAPVIILGGIYTGLFTPTESAIVAIFYTLFVGIFLHRELKFAALLNSLRTTTWITGRVLLILFAATVFGRLLVEQQIPASVAASLLSITDNMYLIWTIMIVFLLFVGMFMETLAAIMILVPVLLPVMYMLGADPTHVGIVLICALSIGFMTPPLGENLFVASGIGGSTVEEIVARVHPFVLAQLTALFVIAFFPVLSLWLPRLVGY
- a CDS encoding cache domain-containing protein, which produces MRTLVFPLAAVLVLGVGALPHAVLAQGGEIAVRSAVELRAKDLLEIAARHVQTHGEAGTLDFARQSAFVDRDLYAYALRTDGRFLASGGASAALVGDNVLDYRDSDGKAFFREMIEIAKRDGEGQVEYRWFNPADSRGEPKVTFFRKVGEVIVAVGYYPPRATSLQAREMLDDAVAALRKDRAGSLKRFQDLNGEFIRNDLYVFVADTASGRFLAHGASPALVGTNAFELKDPRGRAIVREMVEIGQKKGRGELDYLWRNPMTQQFESKHTFFRIDEGLLVGVGSYNR